Below is a genomic region from Sphingopyxis terrae subsp. terrae NBRC 15098.
CATGGGCGGCGGCCCTTGTCCTTCACCCTGCTCGATGTGCCCAACCAGCCGGGGGCGGGGTGGCGATCGATGCTCGCGGGGCTCGAACAGGCGCGCCGCGACGGGTTGCAGATGCGCGGTCAGGTCGCGCCGCGTCCGGTCGGCATGTTCTTCGGCCTCGACCTCAGCCTCCATCCGTTCAGCTCGCACCCGAGCTACAAGGCGATCGCCGACCGCCCGCTGGCCGAGCGCGTGGCGGCGATGCGCGATCCGGTCTTCCGCGCGCGCCTGCTCGCCGAGACGGCCGAGGACAGCAATCCGGTGACGCTGGCGCTGATCGATGCGTTCCGCGCCGCGCATGAATGGAGCGACGGCCCCGACTATGAACCGCAGCGCGAGACGCGGATCGAGGCGCGCGCCGCGGCGGCGGGCCAGTCGGTTGCCGAATTCGCCTATGAGCTGCTGCTGAAGGACGAAGGGCGGCGGCTCTTCTATCTGCCTGCCGCCAATTATTCGGAAGGCAATCTGAACGCGGTGCGCGAAATGCTGGGTCATCCCGATACGGTGATGGCGCTCGCTGACGGCGGCGCGCATTATGGCTTGATCTGCGACGCGAGCTTTCCGACCTATTTTCTCCAGCGCTGGGTCCGCGATGCCGATCCCGGCGACCGGATCGCGCTCGCCGACGCCATTGCCGAGCTGACCGCGCGTCCCGCCGCGACCGTCGGCATGACCGACCGCGGTCGCATCGCCGAGGGGATGAAGGCGGACCTCAACATCATCGATTTCAACGCACTGCGCCTGCATGTTCCGACAATCCGTTACGATCTGCCCGCTGGCGGGAAGCGCATGCATCAGGCCGCCGACGGCTATGTCGCGACGATCGTATCGGGCGCGGTCACCTATCGCGACGGGCAGCCGACGGGCGTGCTCCCTGGTCGGCTCGTGCGGCGGGGACGGGATGCGGCGCCAGCCGGCGCGGGCGATCCGGCGATCCCGCGTGCCGCCTAGGGTCAGCATGAAGGACGATACCGACTTCGCCGGAAAGGCGGTGCTGGTGGTTGGCGGATCGAGCGGGATCGGCAACGGCATCGCCCGTGGCTTTCGCACGCGCGGCGCGGCGGTCCATGTCTGGGGGACACGCGCGCAGGCGACCGATTACGACCCGGACGATGGGTCCGATCTTGCGGGGCTCGGCTATAGCTGCGTCGATGTCGGCGACCCCGACGCGATCGAGGCGGCGGCGATGCCGTTCGACCGGCTCGATGTGCTGATCCTGTGCCAGGGCACGGTCGTCTATCGGCGCGGCGAGTTCGAGCGCGAAGGCTGGGACCGGGTGATGGCGGTGAACCTCGACAGCCTGATGCATATATCGCGCAAGTTCCGGGCGCAGCTGTCGCAAAGCGCCGGATCGATCGTCATCGTCAGTTCGATTTCGGGGCTGAAGGCGAATATCGGCAATCCCGCCTATGCCGCGTCGAAGGCCGGGGCGATCAGCCTGACCAAGACGCTGGGGCAGGCCTTCGCCGCCGACGGCATCCGCGTCAACGGCCTCGCGCCGGGGCTGGTCGATACCAAGCTGACCAAGGTGACGACGCAGAATCCCGACCGGCTGGAGGGCGCACTCGCCCATATCCCGCAGCGACGGATGGGAACGCCCGAGGACATGGCGGGGGCGGCGATCTTTCTTGCCTCGCCGCTTGCCTCCTATGTCACCGGTCATACGCTGATCGTCGACGGGGGCCTCTCGCTCTGATCGGGCGCCCCATCAATTCCTGCAGGTGACGCGCCGCGATTTTCGCGGCAGGAGAGGGCGGCTACGCGATTTTGCAGAGTCGGTGCGGGAGAGACTATTGTGTTCGACACGCTGGAACCGAGCAGCCTGCCGCCCGAGGATGAGGCGCTGCGCAGCCGCGTCCGCGCGCTCGCCGCGGCGGCGACGGCGGCGCGGCCCGCCGACGTCCGCGCCCGGTCGTGGCAAGGGTTCGACGCCGATTTCAGCCGCAAGCTCGGCGCTGCAGGGCTGCTCGGCCTGACGCTTCCCAAAGCCTATGGCGGCGGCGAGCGCGGCCCGTTCGCGCGGTTCGTCGTCGTCGAGGAATTGCTGTCGGCCGGCGCGCCGGTGGCGGCGCACTGGATCGCCGACCGGCAAAGCGCGCCGCTGATCCTGAATTACGGGACCGAGGCGCAGCGCCAATTTTATCTCCCGCGCATTTGCCGCGGCGAATTGTTCTTCTGCATCGGGATGAGCGAGCCGGGATCGGGATCGGACCTTGCGAGCGTTCGCACCCGCGCCGAGCGCACCGCGGGCGGCTGGCGGGTCAACGGGCAGAAGATATGGACGACCGGCGCGATGCACTGCGACTATATGATCGCGCTGCTCCGCACCTCGGGAAGCGCCGAGGATCGTCATGCCGGGCTGTCGCAGCTTATCATCGACCTGAAGGCGCCGGGGATCACCATCCGTCCGATCGTCGATCTGACCGGCGATGCGCATTTCTGCGAAATATTCTTCGAAGATGTCGATCTGCCCGCCGACGCGCTGATCGGCGCCGAAGGCGAGGGGTGGAAGCAGGTCACCGCCGAACTCGCCTTCGAGCGCAGCGGCCCCGAGCGTATCTATTCGAGCGTCGTGCTTCTGGATGCCTGGGCGCGGCATTTGCAGCATATCGGGCGCGACGATCCCGCGGTGCGCGCGCTGGTGGGGGATTTCACCGCGCGGCTCGCAACGCTGCGCGCGATGTCGATCGCCTGCACCGCGCGGCTTGCGGCGGGCGAAAGCCCGGTGGTCGAGGCATCGCTGGTCAAGGATCTGGGGACGGCGTTCGAACAGCACCTTCCGGTCGCGATCGGCGACGATCTTGCCGCGCATCCCGATGAGCCCGTCTCGGACGAGCTTTACCGCACGCTGACCTATGTCACGCATGTCGCGCCCAGCTTTTCGCTGCGCGGCGGTACCCGCGAAATATTGCGCGGCATCATCGCCCGCGGCATGGGCCTTCGGTGAGGAGCCATAGATGACCGATTTCCTCGACCCTTTCGAACGGATGATCGCCGCGCTTTTTAGCCCCGCCGCGGTGCGCGCGGCGGAGCGCGGCGAGCCGGACGACAGGGCATGGTCGGAGCTCGCGGCCTCGGGTTTCCTGGACGCGCTGGTTCCCGAAGACGCGGGCGGCGCGGGGGTGTCCTTTGCCGATATCGTCCCGCTGTGGCTGGTGCTTGGCCGCCATGCGGTACCCTGTCCGGTCGGCGAAACGATGATTGCGCGCGCGTTGCTCGCGCAAGCGGGGAGGGCCGCGCCCGATGGACCGATCGCGATCGCCGCGCAGGCGCCGGGCGCCGCCGGGCGGGTGATCGGCGCCGCGCTGGGGCGGCATTTGCTCGTCGAATGGGAGGGCAATCTCTATCTTGCCGCCGTGCCGGGCGAAGCGGATGGCGGCGACAGGGAACTCGCGGCATCGGTGCGCTGGGATAGCGAAGCCGCGACACCGGTGGGGCCGATAGTCCCCGGCGGATTACGCCGCGCGGCGGCGGTGCTGCGCGCCGCGCTGATCGCGGGCGCCGCCGACCGGCTGACCACGATGACGGCGGGCTATGCGAACGTGCGTATCCAGTTCGGCAAGCCGATCGGCAAGCAGCAGGCGCTGCAACAGCAGCTTGCCGTGATGGCGGAGGATATGGTCGCGGCGCGCATTGCGGCGCATATCGGCGGCGCAGGTTCTTTCCCGCCTGCGCTCGCGGCGGCCGCGACCGCCAAATCGGTTGCGAGCGGCGCAGCCGCGCGGGTCGCGGCGATCGCGCATGCGGTGCATGGCGCGATCGGTATCAGCGAGGAATATGATCTTCAGCTCTATACGCGCCGGCTTCAGGCCTGGCGGCTCGCCGACGGATCAGAAAGCTATTGGAACCGCCTGCTCGGCGCCGAACGGCTGGCGGCGCCGTCGGGTTCGGTCGATTTCGTCCGCACGGCGCTGGCACCGGCCTGACCGCCTGGCGCCGCCGAAGCAAGGCCGATAGGAGCCCGATATGAAGCGCCTGCCGCGGCTCGACCTCAACCTGCTCCAGATATTCGACGCCATCTATACCAAGGGCGGCGTGTCGGCTGCCGCGTCGCACCTCAATCTGTCGCAGCCCGCGATCAGCCATGCGCTGGCCAAGCTGCGCGCGATGCTGGACGATCCCTTGTTCATCCGTCAGGGCAATCGCCTCGTCCCCACCGGGACTGCACGGGCGGTCGCCGAACCGATCCATACGGCGCTGCGCGAACTGGTCGCGGCGCTCGACGGGGCGGGGAGCTTCGATCCCGCACAATCGACGCGCGAGTTTCGCATCGGGATAAGGCTGGCGGGCGAGATGTCGCGCTTTCCAGCGCTCGCGTCGCGCGTGCTGGAAGAGGCGCCGCATGTCCGGCTGACGTCGACCGCCTTTCGGCGCCGCGATCTGGTCGCTGCGCTGGCCAACGGCGATCTCGACGTCGCGATCGACGTCGACCTGCCTGTCGAGGATCGGCTGTGCCGCGAACCGCTCGGCGTCGAGCCGTTGCTGGTGGCGGCGCGGATCGGCAATGGCCGCATCGCCGGGACGCTCGACCTCGATCGCTATCTCGCGCTTGATCATGTGTTCGCGACGCCGCGTCCGCACGGGCCGGGGATCGAGGATATGGCGCTGGCGCGGCTCGGCTTGCAGCGCCGCGTCGCGGTGCGCTGCCAGCATGCGATCACCGCTTGGCAGATCGTGGCGAAGACCGACATGCTCTGCACCCTTCCGCGCAGCCATGTCCGCATGTTGCAGCACATCTGGCCGATGCAGTTGTTCGACCTGCCGATCGCGGTCGCACAGAGCAGCAGCTATCTCTATTGGCATCGCGCGGTTCAGGCGGATGTCGGCCTCGCTTGGCTGCGCGCGATCATCCTCGAGGTGATGCGCGACGAATAGGCGCCTATTCCTCAGACGAATAGACTTTATTCGAAGTTATCATTTTTCCTGATGCCGCAGGGGCACTAGCCTTGGCCCCAACCAAGGAGAATAGCGATGACGCCGATCGAACTCGAAGCCGAACTCAACGACCTCAGAATGTCAAAGGAGGCGCAGCCGCTGTTCGATGCGGTGAAACGCCACATCGCCGAAAATGTCGATCCCATCACCGAGGAGTTTTTCCGCTTGGGCGAAGGGCGCGCCGACCGCTGGAGCTGGGCGCCGGGGCAGCTTGAGCTGCTTGAAGGCGCGAAGGCCAAGGCGAAGGCGGCAGGGCTGTGGAATTTCTTCCTGCCCCACGGCGATACGGGAACCCCGCTCACCAACCTCGAC
It encodes:
- a CDS encoding acyl-CoA dehydrogenase family protein, producing the protein MTDFLDPFERMIAALFSPAAVRAAERGEPDDRAWSELAASGFLDALVPEDAGGAGVSFADIVPLWLVLGRHAVPCPVGETMIARALLAQAGRAAPDGPIAIAAQAPGAAGRVIGAALGRHLLVEWEGNLYLAAVPGEADGGDRELAASVRWDSEAATPVGPIVPGGLRRAAAVLRAALIAGAADRLTTMTAGYANVRIQFGKPIGKQQALQQQLAVMAEDMVAARIAAHIGGAGSFPPALAAAATAKSVASGAAARVAAIAHAVHGAIGISEEYDLQLYTRRLQAWRLADGSESYWNRLLGAERLAAPSGSVDFVRTALAPA
- a CDS encoding acyl-CoA dehydrogenase family protein, with the translated sequence MFDTLEPSSLPPEDEALRSRVRALAAAATAARPADVRARSWQGFDADFSRKLGAAGLLGLTLPKAYGGGERGPFARFVVVEELLSAGAPVAAHWIADRQSAPLILNYGTEAQRQFYLPRICRGELFFCIGMSEPGSGSDLASVRTRAERTAGGWRVNGQKIWTTGAMHCDYMIALLRTSGSAEDRHAGLSQLIIDLKAPGITIRPIVDLTGDAHFCEIFFEDVDLPADALIGAEGEGWKQVTAELAFERSGPERIYSSVVLLDAWARHLQHIGRDDPAVRALVGDFTARLATLRAMSIACTARLAAGESPVVEASLVKDLGTAFEQHLPVAIGDDLAAHPDEPVSDELYRTLTYVTHVAPSFSLRGGTREILRGIIARGMGLR
- a CDS encoding LysR family transcriptional regulator — translated: MKRLPRLDLNLLQIFDAIYTKGGVSAAASHLNLSQPAISHALAKLRAMLDDPLFIRQGNRLVPTGTARAVAEPIHTALRELVAALDGAGSFDPAQSTREFRIGIRLAGEMSRFPALASRVLEEAPHVRLTSTAFRRRDLVAALANGDLDVAIDVDLPVEDRLCREPLGVEPLLVAARIGNGRIAGTLDLDRYLALDHVFATPRPHGPGIEDMALARLGLQRRVAVRCQHAITAWQIVAKTDMLCTLPRSHVRMLQHIWPMQLFDLPIAVAQSSSYLYWHRAVQADVGLAWLRAIILEVMRDE
- a CDS encoding SDR family NAD(P)-dependent oxidoreductase is translated as MKDDTDFAGKAVLVVGGSSGIGNGIARGFRTRGAAVHVWGTRAQATDYDPDDGSDLAGLGYSCVDVGDPDAIEAAAMPFDRLDVLILCQGTVVYRRGEFEREGWDRVMAVNLDSLMHISRKFRAQLSQSAGSIVIVSSISGLKANIGNPAYAASKAGAISLTKTLGQAFAADGIRVNGLAPGLVDTKLTKVTTQNPDRLEGALAHIPQRRMGTPEDMAGAAIFLASPLASYVTGHTLIVDGGLSL
- a CDS encoding N-acyl-D-amino-acid deacylase family protein, whose translation is MDFDLVVRGGLVFDGSGTAPFVGDIGLRDGKIAAIGQITGRGAEEIDASDRIVTPGFIDIHTHYDGQATWETRMAPSSNHGVTTVLMGNCGVGFAPCRPHQRDMLVKLMEGVEDIPEVVMVDGLPWNWESFPDYLDALDARELDIDIAAQVPHSALRIFVMGERGAQHEAPTADDLAQMRALVADAVAAGAFGVTTSRNMMHRTKAGELAPSLYSEADELRALMDGLGDADAGVFQIIPAPANDAESEFALLRALAEHGRRPLSFTLLDVPNQPGAGWRSMLAGLEQARRDGLQMRGQVAPRPVGMFFGLDLSLHPFSSHPSYKAIADRPLAERVAAMRDPVFRARLLAETAEDSNPVTLALIDAFRAAHEWSDGPDYEPQRETRIEARAAAAGQSVAEFAYELLLKDEGRRLFYLPAANYSEGNLNAVREMLGHPDTVMALADGGAHYGLICDASFPTYFLQRWVRDADPGDRIALADAIAELTARPAATVGMTDRGRIAEGMKADLNIIDFNALRLHVPTIRYDLPAGGKRMHQAADGYVATIVSGAVTYRDGQPTGVLPGRLVRRGRDAAPAGAGDPAIPRAA